The genome window tgcagaggtgGAACCCAGTGGACAGCTTCACCGACACACTGCTGCCCACCGACCGCTGGCCGTGGAGTGACGTGACCGGGATGAATCCTCAGCCGCTCCACAGCTTTGAGCTGCCCTCCCGGAGCTGGGAGTGGGAGGGGGACTGGTATGTGGATCAGAGCTGTGGAGGAGAACCCAGCCAGACTGGGGTAAGAAACGGCACATCAACACGCGCAGTCCTTTCAATTCATCTCAGTGCTTCTTCTCCTGCTTGCTGTATTTCCaattttaatgaatgaaatatgaaatgccTCACGATGCTCCTCAGGGCTGGGAGTATGCAGTGGATTTCCCGGCCAACTTCTCCCCGGACAAGAAGTGGAACTCTTGTGTTCGTCGCAGGCGGTGGATCCGCTACAGGAGATACATAGCACAAGGCACCTGGGCGAAGGTCTGGACTCTCTCTCCTTATACTTTATGTCTGTTTAAGTTGAGTACAAGTCAGACTAAAGAGTCAAGTCACCGTCTCCCTGCAGATCCCCCTGGACAATCCCAAGAAGCCCCCACTGCCGCTCTGTGACATAAGCTGTGGTGGCTGGGAGATGAGTGACCAGTCAGGAAGATATCCCTACCTGTGGGGCGTGTCCCAGCAAGGACAGGTGAGTCTACTGACCAACTTAAGGAGAATGCTTTAACCTTGAGAATTTGCAGCCTTTGGGTTTATTAAAAAAACCATAACATAGGTCAAAATAACGTTATGACTGTaaaatttttttaaaaagctgaatacGTCCTCCTCTTGTGTGTATTTTCCCCATCGACAACCTCTAACAGCACCGTTGAACACTCTATACAGCATAATATGTctcaagcaaacacactgtttcacaTATGAATGTGatcaatgaatcaatgaaaTGATTTGGATCACAGTCAGAAACTGCAGCAACAGGCGGCTGTCCTGCTGTATGTGCAATTCACCCTTTCGACCAGCAGAGGGCGGCACGACTTCATACAATTCCCTCTTGAGCCAATTAATTCCTGTTTGACTTAATGCACCAAATGTAAGTTTTTTTAGAGCACAgctaaaactacatttttacaTAATACGGTTATTATGGATGTATCATTTTAAGATGTGGAGCGTATCCCTCCCTCATCTTTACCCTGCAGGTGTGGTTCAGGGAGGGCATCCACCCTCGGGTCCCAGAGGGCTCCAGctgggaggaagtggaggtgCCCAAGGAGGTGGCTCAGTTATCTGCCGGCCCCGGAGACCTGCTGTGGACTTTACTCTGGGACGGGAACCTGCTGGTCCGTACTGGCCTCAGCCTGGACAGCCCGACTGGTCAGCAGTCATCGTGGTTCACATTTACCCCAAAAAAAGATTTTCGGTTATCTTGTCTTTTccccctttttgttttttttaaataacccTTCTTATCTTATAAAGACTAAGAGCCCAAGAAGTCAAATATAACGGTgtaaatgtggatgttttttgAAGGTTTGGCCTTGTAGGGTTAGAAAACAACTGAAACCACCACAGAAATGGTGACAGCGTTTTCTTCCTCCGTCAGGAACATCGTGGGTCGAGGTGGAATCACCAGGAAAGGAGGTGGAAGCGCTTCACGTGGCTGTTGGAATCAGTGTGGTCTGGGTGGTCACTAAAGACTATAAGGTGGATCAATGCTCCTCACGCGTGTAAAACTCTGAATGGCTGCCGTTCGTCGCTCCTTTAACACACCTGTGCCTGCGCCTGTTTCTAGGTGTGGTTCAGGCGGGGCGTGAACTCCCACAACCCCTGTGGCTCCGGCTGGATCAGCATCGGAGGGGAGATGATGATGGTAGATGTCGGACTCAATGACCAGGTAAAAAGATTTCTGGTGACAGTGGCACCATCACACCTTTTTGATGAGAGCTTTGTCATGCTTTGTTGCTTCTCATTGTGAAGGCGTAATTCAGAAGACACCAAAAGTCACCCGCATAATGTAACTGTGTTCATAAGCAGCTCTTTtgtacacatgaaacacattagacataaaaaaaacaacgtgTCAAGGTACACTAGTTTTTTGCCAATTCGATTTTATGATTAAGATTATAATTTAGCATAAGCTCGCCAGCTTTTCAAAGCCTTTACTGTAGCCCGTGTGCAGCCTGGCCAGCCTCTGCAGTCGAGCCGCTTTCCCTCTGACTGATTCACTTCAGCCTCGACTGCGGATCTGGTTTCAAGACGAGCCAGATCAGGGCTGGGGTCAGGGGCACAAAGTCTTCGCTCTGTATCTCACTGCTGAGGACTTTGCTAGCACTGCAAACCCACATCTCACacctccctttctgtctctcacccctggtcacccccccacccacctccGCCAGCCCTTCTCCCTCCAGCGTCTAGTCCTGCCCCACTGCTGCCCTGTAACACGAGCACAGCCACCCGTTCCAGCCAATGTCCCAGCAGTAGCACCTCAGGCCCAGCCTTATATATCCGCAGACTATATCCCCACTGGCCTGACATATGGGAGACTCCCTAATTAGAAGCTGGCCAAGCCGTCGTCATCATATcccatatttcatatttcaggcCTGTAATTCTGGACGTGGCTTGTGTGAGGTGGCGGGCGCCAGTGTTACAGTATATGGCCTTATAAAGTAACAGTTGTCTGTGTCCTACTAGTGCCTCTGATAGATCTTTGAAGAGGGaataaaagtttaatttaaCTGGCGTTTATTAGGATTCTGCCACGTTTGTCCTGTTAGTTTGTTTGCGTTCTCATGTTCCCTCCGTGCGGCCACTGTGTGACTTTATTGAATGGCTCAGTGAATAAAGGTGACGTGTTTCAGCAGATATGTTGGTGAGATCACCGCGTCTCAcctctgttgttctgtgttgtttccTCTTGGTCAGGTGTGGGCGGTAGGTGAGGACCGCGGCCTGTATTTCAGAATGGGCGTGACCCTGTCTGAACCAAGCGGCAGCGGCTGGATCCCTGTTTCTGCACAGTGGGGcaacagtacagaagttattgtACCCAGGTCTGTGTGAGTAATCGACATGAATCCTCTTGAATCTGGTAACAAAGCCGgctttttacatctttttttcctgctccgtctatgtgtttgctgtttgataGGAATGATCGTGAGTTCAGCGGCCAGCTGACCGAGGCCTCACAAGGCTCAGTTCTCAGCTGCACCGACTCGGACTCGGAGTTAGGTCCTCCCGACCCACAAACCAGCACTGATGACACCCCGGTCCTGGAGGCAGCAGCCCCCTCTGTGGTCCCTTTAGGGGCAGCCGACGCACCTGCACCTACCCTGAAAACAGAGGACACCCCCTCAGCCCCCCAACAGGATGCCCCCAAACCATTCATCCCCGCCAGCGACAGCTTCATAAACAGCCTGGTCTCAGACCGCGACAAAACTTCCACACCTCAGACATCCATCACAGAGGTGCCGCAGGAAGAAGGCGAGGAGCTGTCCCCTGCGCCGGTACTCCCCACCCCTGAGGCTGTAGGACAGGACGTCCCTTGGATGAACGTGGATCTGGAGGGGGCAGAGGCGGCTCGAAGTGCCCAGGCAGCAAGGCTCTCGCTGGGCCACGGCGGTGCTGCCGCCACCTACGCTCTGGGGACTCTGGAGACGTCTCAGGGTGTCGGAGAAGAGGACGGGCCAGTGTGGACCTGGATCTCTGGTGGCGGCTGTGACGTGGACGCGAGCTCGCAGATCAGCTGGCTCAGCCCCACAGGTATGTGGATTTTAAGATTTAATTCCCAAATTAATAGCGTTATACGACACCGTTGATTGTCAGCTTATACGTGTATGTCTATGTTTGAATGTTGTACGCTGTGTGTGGCGTCCTCTGGTTTTAGAGACGTACTGTACCGTCACCTCTGTGGTCGTCTGTCTAAACGTCTCGTTTGTGCGTCCCCCTGTCAGGTCCTCTCACCAGCTCGCTGTCGCTGACCCCGGTGCAGTCAGCAGCCTGgagcgagcagcagcagcagcaggagcacagagaggagatcAGCAAGAAACCGCTGGAGAGAAGCAACGTAAGGCTGGTTTTGCTCCTCTTTGATAATAACTGACTGCACTGCGTCTCACATTTTCCGTCTCTGTGTCGACATGTGACCTCGCCTTCCAGTCGGTGTGGGTTCGTAAAGGCTCGCTGCGCTGGTGGAGGGACTGGAAGCCTCAGCGCTGGGTGGATGTGGGCGTAGCTCTGGAGCAGTCCACCAAGTCCGACGGCAGGAAGGACAGCATTTTCTTTGTCTACTACACTCAGTATGACGAGAAAAAGGTCAGTTTTGCTGTGAAGTCATGGTCAGTTGAATTGTCATAGCGACACAGCTGTGCCATGGCTGATGTTCGTTTTCTTTTCTCATCGATCAGCACCTTCAGGTGTTTATCAGTGAAGTGACGGCGCTGGTTCCGGTGCTCAGGGACTGCCACTATGCCTTTGCTGTGTACACAGCCCAAAGGACGAAGCAGAGGTGGCCTCTGGTGCTGGCAGCACACAATGAGAAGGACATGAAAGACTGGGTGACAGCTACACACAAGCACCCATCATTTTTACATCTACTACCTAAAGCCACCTGCTGATCGTATTCCCCGCTGTTGtcctgtgtctgcagctgatcctgctgtctgactgctgctgtgagtGTCGAGGGATCACAGGTCCCCCGTCCAGACAGGCCCTGTGGTCCACGACCTCAAAGGGGGACATCATGGTCCACGAGCCATCCTTCTCCCTGGAGGCAGCTGCACACACGCTGTCCTGTGACCTCATGTGAGAGTGATAGAAATTCAGCCtgttatatttgttttcattctctctcatcAGCTGCGTTGTCTTAATTGTGCTCACTAACGTGCTAACACCCCGCCCTGCCTGCTGAGAGCGGGTATTACCTGTGCTGCTAATGTgctctgtcagactgtgtgtgtgacgacAACGATGTGGCTAACGCTGGGTGCTTCCGCTGTATGGTGCTGCAGGTTCTGGCGCCAGGTCCCGGGTCACCTGCGCTGTGTAGAGTCTAACAGTCTGGGGCTGGTGTGGGGCATCGGGTGGGACGGCACCGCCTGGGTCTACAGTGGGCGCAATGGGCAGCAGCCCACCCCGGGTAAACATGCCCCTGTAGACATGTGGCCATATGTTTCCCCACATCATCTCCTCCAGGTGGATAAATGCCAGAGGTGGGAGAAAGTCACACCTGTGCCAGTCTCAACAAAGTCAAGTTCAAGCAAGGCGTTGACGTCTGACCAGCTAAGAAGTTAGCTAAAAAGATTCACGTACCTCAGATCTCTTagtatttaatt of Chelmon rostratus isolate fCheRos1 chromosome 17, fCheRos1.pri, whole genome shotgun sequence contains these proteins:
- the tecpr1b gene encoding tectonin beta-propeller repeat-containing protein 1, which gives rise to MPITLLWAVDVYGRVYSLSTAGQRWERADDVLLELKRVTAGKGRCWGIGCDHRIYLNMMPSETPIRYREETYENQRWNPVDSFTDTLLPTDRWPWSDVTGMNPQPLHSFELPSRSWEWEGDWYVDQSCGGEPSQTGGWEYAVDFPANFSPDKKWNSCVRRRRWIRYRRYIAQGTWAKIPLDNPKKPPLPLCDISCGGWEMSDQSGRYPYLWGVSQQGQVWFREGIHPRVPEGSSWEEVEVPKEVAQLSAGPGDLLWTLLWDGNLLVRTGLSLDSPTGTSWVEVESPGKEVEALHVAVGISVVWVVTKDYKVWFRRGVNSHNPCGSGWISIGGEMMMVDVGLNDQVWAVGEDRGLYFRMGVTLSEPSGSGWIPVSAQWGNSTEVIVPRNDREFSGQLTEASQGSVLSCTDSDSELGPPDPQTSTDDTPVLEAAAPSVVPLGAADAPAPTLKTEDTPSAPQQDAPKPFIPASDSFINSLVSDRDKTSTPQTSITEVPQEEGEELSPAPVLPTPEAVGQDVPWMNVDLEGAEAARSAQAARLSLGHGGAAATYALGTLETSQGVGEEDGPVWTWISGGGCDVDASSQISWLSPTGPLTSSLSLTPVQSAAWSEQQQQQEHREEISKKPLERSNSVWVRKGSLRWWRDWKPQRWVDVGVALEQSTKSDGRKDSIFFVYYTQYDEKKHLQVFISEVTALVPVLRDCHYAFAVYTAQRTKQRWPLVLAAHNEKDMKDWLILLSDCCCECRGITGPPSRQALWSTTSKGDIMVHEPSFSLEAAAHTLSCDLMFWRQVPGHLRCVESNSLGLVWGIGWDGTAWVYSGRNGQQPTPGDAAQMHQQTDVRSVHVYENQRWNPMTGYTDKGLPTDRPMWSDESGLKECTKGNTHPPSPQWSWVSEWAVDYNVPGGTDKEGWQYAADFPVTFHGHKTMKDFVRRRRWTRKCKITLRGPWQQVPPIPLIDISLMPCLAQSRMEQVPVWALSDKGDVLCRLGVSPQNPAGSSWLHVGTDQPFKSISIGGANQVWAIAKDGAVFYRGSVSPQNPAGECWYHIPSPPRQTLRQLSVGRTSVFAVDENSNLWYRQGLTPSYPQGSAWELISNNVTKVSVGPLDQVWIIADGVPGFPAETPGAVCHRLGVGPMQPKGQSWDYGIGGGWEHISVRGNSAEAPRAPHPPPIGPPRPPTQVNGNAVGV